From a single Paenibacillus sp. FSL R5-0345 genomic region:
- a CDS encoding carbohydrate ABC transporter permease — MQNETILGTKKIPKRHLSKGVRENLVAYSFIAPNFIGFAVFTLVPMFFAFILAFVKWDGANPMKFIGLDNFTRLIKDITFHKALWNTIVYTIGVVPFTMIVALALAILLNQKIMARNFMRTVFFFPYVASLVAVAAVWNFIFSPTMGPVNNILHTLTGIPLEDLPRWAADKHWAMFTVILFTVWKNMGYYMVIYLAGLQGINPELYEAAELDGANAWRRFRNVTVPQLAPTSFFVLMILVINSFKVYDIFINLFAGADNQLNDSTRVMVYQIYNTAFRSLDYGYASAMAIVLFLLVLGITIVQFRGEKKYGQ, encoded by the coding sequence GGGAAAACCTGGTAGCTTACAGCTTCATTGCGCCGAACTTTATTGGATTTGCCGTGTTTACACTGGTACCCATGTTTTTTGCCTTTATCCTTGCTTTTGTGAAATGGGACGGGGCCAATCCAATGAAGTTTATTGGGCTAGACAATTTCACCCGGCTCATCAAAGATATAACATTTCATAAAGCGTTATGGAATACCATTGTCTACACCATCGGTGTTGTACCGTTCACTATGATTGTAGCGCTAGCACTAGCGATTCTACTTAATCAGAAGATAATGGCTCGTAATTTCATGAGAACCGTATTCTTTTTCCCTTATGTAGCATCCTTAGTAGCTGTTGCTGCTGTATGGAACTTTATCTTCAGCCCTACGATGGGGCCGGTCAACAATATTCTACATACCCTTACCGGTATTCCGCTGGAGGATCTTCCCCGCTGGGCGGCGGATAAACACTGGGCAATGTTCACAGTAATACTGTTCACTGTGTGGAAAAACATGGGTTATTACATGGTCATTTACTTGGCAGGTCTTCAGGGGATTAACCCTGAATTGTATGAGGCTGCTGAGCTAGATGGGGCCAACGCCTGGAGAAGATTCCGTAATGTGACGGTTCCTCAGCTAGCGCCAACATCCTTCTTTGTTCTGATGATTTTGGTCATCAATTCGTTCAAAGTCTACGATATCTTTATCAACCTATTTGCCGGCGCTGATAACCAGTTGAACGATTCTACAAGAGTTATGGTTTATCAAATCTACAATACGGCGTTCCGTTCGCTTGATTACGGATATGCCAGCGCCATGGCCATTGTATTGTTTCTGCTGGTACTTGGCATCACCATCGTCCAGTTCCGCGGCGAGAAGAAATACGGACAATAG
- a CDS encoding carbohydrate ABC transporter permease, translated as MVGTNKGIRIGTMVLVYILLFATVLCMLVPYIWMLSSSLKLNKDVFSFPMQWIPANPRWENFVDIWTRIPLDRFIYNTAKLSIIVTILQLLTSSFAAYAFSKLHFRGKNVLFLGYIATIAIPWQAYMVPQFILMRYMGLNNTHLAIILLQAFSAFGVFLMRQFYQGVPDELCEAARIDGLSEYGIWARIMLPLSKPALSTLTIFTFVATWNDFLGPMIYLTDTKLKTIQIGLRMFISQYSAEYGLIMAASVVSIIPVVIVFLALQKYFVQGVAASGIKG; from the coding sequence ATGGTGGGTACAAATAAAGGAATTAGAATCGGCACGATGGTGCTAGTGTATATTTTGTTGTTTGCGACAGTGCTCTGCATGCTTGTTCCTTATATATGGATGTTGTCTTCTTCCCTCAAGCTGAACAAGGATGTGTTCTCGTTCCCGATGCAATGGATTCCGGCGAATCCGCGCTGGGAGAATTTCGTGGATATTTGGACCCGTATTCCACTGGATCGATTTATTTATAACACGGCGAAATTATCAATTATCGTAACGATTTTGCAGCTGTTGACTTCAAGCTTTGCTGCCTATGCATTCTCCAAATTGCATTTCAGAGGGAAGAATGTTTTGTTCCTTGGATATATCGCTACGATTGCAATTCCTTGGCAGGCTTATATGGTGCCGCAATTTATCTTGATGCGTTACATGGGACTTAACAATACCCATTTAGCAATCATTCTGCTACAGGCATTCTCGGCTTTTGGAGTATTTCTGATGCGCCAGTTCTATCAAGGAGTCCCAGATGAATTATGCGAGGCGGCACGAATCGATGGCTTGAGCGAATATGGGATTTGGGCGAGAATCATGTTGCCACTATCCAAGCCGGCCTTGTCTACATTGACGATTTTTACCTTTGTTGCTACATGGAACGATTTCTTGGGGCCAATGATTTATTTGACGGATACGAAACTCAAGACCATTCAAATAGGACTAAGAATGTTCATCTCGCAATATTCGGCCGAGTATGGACTGATTATGGCGGCAAGTGTGGTTTCTATTATCCCGGTAGTAATTGTTTTCCTGGCTTTGCAAAAATACTTTGTGCAAGGTGTTGCAGCATCTGGTATTAAAGGCTAG